The Astatotilapia calliptera chromosome 4, fAstCal1.2, whole genome shotgun sequence genome segment TTAAATTTCTGTTTAAGGGTCTGTGCTGAATTGTGTAAACATGCCTTAAATTCCTTTTGCTTTCTTCAAATTTCTTTTGAAGTCTTTCATCTGACCAAAACAATGTGGCGTGCCAAACAATGGCCACCATCCAGGAAGCAAGCACATCAATACTCTCCTCAAGAAAGAGTACCCATAGGAGACAGAAACGTAAGgggaagaggaagaagcagcagaagaagaaggacaAGCAGCGACAGAGACGTCGAATGCCTTCTGGAGTGCCTGAACAAGAAAGTGGAAGTTCTCTGATCCCGATCCTGGTGAGGTTACTCTTCACATCTCTCTGAGTCTTGACTATGAAACTGGATTCAAAAATGTGTTAATATTTAGTATGCTGTGCTGTTAAAAGAATTTAAATCATCTTCAACAATAGGGTCCTAATCTCTAGAAGTTCCCATGTAAACATTACCCTTCCTAAATTGTGGAAGTGAAACATTGAATTCCAACAGCCCCGCCTCTTTCGGCCTTGAATTTTTAAGCCTAGAGCAAATTTATCGGAGGATGTAAACACTATATTGTctaagaactttttttttcttcttcttcttcttgtaggGGGACTCTTCTGTTGAAGAGAGAAGCGATCTCAGTACCTCTTGCTGTAGCAGCTTTGAAAGCTCAGAGGAAGACGCCCGAAGGGCTTCTTTTTACAGCCAACAAGTTTACAACAAAGGCTCAAGCTGTTCCCCTTTGAACTGGCCAGTTTTGGGTAACCTCTCCAGTGTTCGGTCATATGAGCACAACAGCAGCTCAGACTCTCTTAGCAGTGTGGGAGACTGCTCACTGGCCCTTGCTGGGCTCAGAGGCCTTGTCAGTCAGGGGGATCCATGCTACACAGGGCCATTTTTCAAAGAAGTGGAGAGGGAGACTAGGGAAGACGAAGACGAGTTCTCGGAAGCTGACTCTGTTAGCAATGAGGGACTCATTTTTTATCATGAAGTAAGTTCTGCTTTGCTTCAGTCTGCTTGCTTCGGTATGTTTTGATTTGAAAAGTGGCTGAACCAAACTAACCTGTTTGTCTCTTCCTGACAGAAAATTCAGCCTGTGGACTCAGAATACAAAGAAGGGAGAGAGTATGTCCTCCAGCACTTCATCAAGGAAGGCTCCTATGGTGAAGTACACAGTGCTGAAGATGTGAACAGTGGGTTCAAATTTGCTGCCAAAAAGGTAATTTACAGCATATCGATTTGTATAAAAACAGTCTTGCATAAAAGTATGTACATAATCTTAGTATTTTACGTTCCATCTTTTTCTTAAAGATTGCCCTGAAGAGGTTCAACAGTGAGGAGGTGGGTGCGTGGAGTGCCCTCAGATCTCCTCATGTGGTGAAGCTCTTTGGAGTGGTTAGAGAGGGGCCTAATGTCGTCCTTCTGATGGAACACAAAGCTGGTAAACAATCCCACTATCTTCCCTTCACACACAGCGTATGTTGTTGATACTAACTACTCCTGTTGTCATTTAAACTCAAGAAACAGATGGAATCAATTAAGTGCACAAACATGTACAGTACATGGAACTTGAGTCGACTGAGTTCAAGTGCAGAAAAATACGGATGTGATTAGTGTTGAGATGCGGAAGTGGGTGTTTCTGGGATGCTCGAAATGACTGTTGACCTTACTCAAAGAGTGTTTGTCCAAACTGCACCAAACGTGTGACGCAAGCTCCCTTCCTGATAAACATTGATATACCTGACACATTTTTCCATTGTCATTAAGTGCTGGCTTCTTTACAAGCCATAACCCAGAGGAAAAGATTAATCAGATGCTCTCTGTTGGTAAATATTGCTAAGACAGCAGTCTTTGTTCCGCTCTAACATTTTGTGTTATTCCAGGCTCTTTGGGCCAGCTGATAGTGGAACGTGGTCGACTGCCAGAGGATTTAAGTCTCCACTACCACTCTCAAGTTTTAACAGCGTTGGAGTACTTAGTGAAGAAAAGGGTGGTGCATCTCGATATTAAAGGTATATTATACAAATACCATACCTTTGAAATCTTAGATGACTTGAATGTTAGCCTCATATTTATGATGTTTGGTGTGCCCACTTTATGACTGAACATGACACGTATCTTAAGAGTGAGCTTTTATAAGAAATTTAGTGTAATTTAATCAATTTACAACAGCAAATAAATCCACAAAGTGAAGTTGTTAAGTTTTATCCACTTTTTATCTCTATATAATGTACAAATTAATAATGACTGGGACTGTTCCTGTGACTTCCTAAATATTGGTGATGTTGTCGAGTGATAAAGTatggaatgtaaatgttaaatccaAAAAAGTAACAATATATCGATATTGGCACTGCCTCACAACACTTTCATTATGAACATTAACAGCTAGAGAACAATAGTAATAACAGTAAAACTAAGAAATGTGTCAGCTTGACTTTTACTTGTTGTGGTAGTGGAAAgttgaaaaaaagacagagagaaagtcaGATTTGTAATTAGTTCTCATCAGAGGATTTTGTGTCTATGCGCAGCTGTTGTTTGGAACACAAGTGTCATAGATACAGTCTAGATTTGATCTTCAAGCACCTGGGTTGTGAAACCAGATTACCACAGAGAAAAAGACGGGCTGGGAATTtcccacagtgtgactcactgcTGTTCTCTAGACACGGCGCATGTGCACAAAAtcaggagagcgagagagaaagggagaacaAAACGGAGTGAGGGGGGGGATGGGACAAAGAGCAGGAAGTAGTtcgaaagagaagaagaggagaaaaagtacAATGGACAGAAAGAATACAGAAGATGAAAATAAAGTGGAAAGGGTTATATAGAAgaacaaaggaaacacaaaaacagaacagaaactgAGATTGAGGAAGAGCAAAAAAGACAGAGAATATCTTAAGAGCTGACAAGACATGTTTTGTGGTGTATCTCAAGCGCCATCTGCTGTCTGTAATTTCTCAGGAAAAGCTAGACAATAATACCACATCTCTTCTTTATCTGCGTACGGTTTGTGACTagtttccacatccattccaCATTAAAGAGTTTAGCACAGCAGCTGTCCCTGTGTGACTTCATATTTTCCATTCATTTGGCTCCTTTGTCTTAGACTGTTTTGTCTAAGCAGCTGCCCTGTTTCTAATTATGTCATCTAAAAACTACACAGCACAAGTCATGGAAATCAACCAAGCACCACTGACatcacacagcagcacacagaTTAATGCAATGGATTACTGACTCTACTTGTTTCTCACAGCCGACAACGTGTTGCTGTCGGACGATGGTAGAGACACCTTCCTATGTGACTTTGGACATGCCGAAAGGCTCGACAATCAGGGTCAGAGCCTCAGTAGGTCCAAAGGTAAATACTTTGTCACTGAGTAATTTGGCAAGATGTGCAATTTCTCCACTTACATGTCCGAATTCACAATTTTCTCAATGTATTTGATTACAGATCTGAAGGGCACAGAGACTCACATGGCCCCTGAAATAATAAAAGGAGAACCCCGCGGAGCTAAAGCAGATGTGTGGAGCAGCTGCTGTATGTTACTGCACATGCTCAATGGTTGTCAGCCTTGGACAAGATACTATAATTGTCGCCTTTACTTGAAGGTATTCTTCGAATACTTTATTGACAGATGTTTGTTCTTTAGAGTACTCGTATCAAGCCTTGACTGAATTTCCTTGGTTGATTGGTTTACAGATTGCTAACGAGCCCCCGCCTCTGAGAGAGATCCCACCTGACTGTGGCTCTCTCACTGCTGAAGTTATAAAAGCAGGACTCCAGAAGGATCCACTGAAGAGATCATCAGCAACTGACCTCAGAGAAAAAACTGACAGAGCTCTAAGAGAAGGTAAATCTGCACTGCATCTGGCTTGATGGTGGTTTCAGCAGTGAGTTTACAGACAATTGAGAGTTTGTTATTTTGCATTTATATGGTATGGAATGCTCTTTTTAGTGACCATCAGTTGACCACATTGAGTTTAGTAATACCTGCTATacattttttaatcagtttatcGTAGGTACATAagttcatttaatttttattgatttgattGCAGTTGGAGGACTCACCAACCCAGTGAAGGGTCCCTATTTAGAGCCCTTGCTTAACACCAACAAACCAAGTGACTCCATGCAACTCATCAGCAGCAGTGCTGACTTTGAGGATGAAGAGATGCACCAAGAGTCCATGGAAAAGCTGATCACAACAGGGAGGAGGACAAAGAAACTGACTGATGAGGAAGAGGCAGACGCTGATTCTAAGAAATCGAAACGAGGCTCGCCTCATGAACCACAAATGCTGATCTCGGAGCTGAGCCACAAGAGGGACAACAAAATCACCACGGTACCTGAACTTGAGCTACGGAAGCTGGTTGGAGGTGAGGTTTTCTTTAAGCTGTATTTAATTTCAGGTGTTAAGTATGGCAGATGCTTGAACTCtgtatgcttttgttttttcgtttgtttgcaGATTTCTATCTGAGCAGCCTCTCCCAGCTTCATTCTGCTGAGATGCAGGAGCAGTTGTTGTCTTGCCTCAGCAGTGACCCTTACTCGAACTGGGAACCATTGGACAAAAAGGTAAATCAAAATGCAGAGCAGAAATAAAGCCAAAATATCAGGGAAAACATGTTGTTAGGCgaacagtttttaaaagaacTTCTCTGGCGGCCTATTGTTTTGGTTAACAGCAGAAATAATAGACCTACTGTTTGGTTTGTGTTCCCCTTTTTCCAGGACTCTGGCCGCTGGTCTCTGAGCCCAGGAGACGACCTCAGCTCCGGTGTCTTCTCCTACAATAGCCAGCCAGATGTGCAGGTGTTCAGTTTGGATTTCCTGGGTCACACACAGCAGCCACCACCTTGCTGTTTTGAAGGTGAGATAAAAAGgctcttctgtttaatatgATACCTAAttgtatataattttttttctctttggtcATGTGCCTCACTCTGCTTTATGATTGGTCCAGGGGTGGATGTCTGCATCAGAGACTTTAGTGATAAGAAAATCCGGATCAGAGAGATGCGTCGGGTGAAGGTGGGCCATATTGCCACTGGAATCAGTGATCAGGTGAGGTATACTCACAGAATCCCAGACTATTATATCCAAAAAGTATATGTTGTTTGTCCATTTAAGTAGAAAAAATAGAAGATTATACTAGTTTGACGTTTATCTGTGTCTGATTTAGATCTCTGAGAGGGTTtacacactgaaaactgagcACGGCCAGCAGATTGGTCACGATGAGGAGGTACAAGAGTCCGGCCTGGAGCTCCGCTGTTTTCCAGCTCCAGACTTCAGCACTTCTTGGAGATGGAGAATCAAAGATGGCATGCTGGAAACTCGATAGAGCCCTCAGCTACTTTATTCCAGCTGCAATTTCATATTAACCGCTCATCATTTCATGTTGTGCTTCGAACAAGTGTCTTTGGCTTTTGTTGATGTGTGAGGGACCATAAAACATTTGTGAGCCTCCACTTTAACAAACTGCTTTTGCCTAAAATAtcgtaaattaaaaataaaatgaaatataaaagagGATTGATTTTTAGCATTGTGTCTTGTAATGTTGCATGTGTCAATGTTTATGTTGAGTCAATAAATAGAAAACTGTGAAGTCTGTGAAAAAAGTTTGatctctctttttatttcataaaaaaaaacaagtttgtaATACTTATAAATTGATAGTTCACATGATTTAGAAGTTACAGCTATATAGTTACTAAttatattattactattactataataaatataatggtTTCCTATTAGGATAAAGTTGGTCTCATTTTACTTTTCAGCCTTTTAAGGTTATATCCAATATcctttaattaataataataataatgataaaagaaAGGCCTTAGTCTGGTGACTGATGACTATGACATATTTATCAGAAACTTTGGTGCAGAGCAAGGCTAATGCCAGAGAAGACATTATTAATATCTAAAGATTATTTACCAGTTTGATAATCCACCATTTCTCCAAAATTATCTGAAGGCTATACTTTGGATTACTAAGCCTTGGGTTAtgtttataaaaatgaaaaggttGATGTCTTAACTTGGACATTAAATAATATCAGTGTGCTTCCTGGCGTCTTACTTTGCATTAAAAATTGACACTAATGTATAATCTAACTAGCACATTGTTTGTGTTGATCTATACAAGTTCAAACACCTCTCGGGAGACTAAGTTTCTATTTGTCTCTACATTTCCAGCAACATATGCATTTTCTAGGAACAGGAAAACAGGAATAGCTGGTATGCTGATTTACTGACGTAAGAAAAAGTAGGGGGTGTGACTGATGGCAAAAAGTCTGAGCCATATTTTATGAGATCATACTGCTGTAAGCCTTTTTAGTATAGTCAACATTCTGTGTGTGATTAAAGCACAGCTACAGATAATA includes the following:
- the map3k14a gene encoding mitogen-activated protein kinase kinase kinase 14 isoform X1, whose translation is MQFRLASIDLEDNMAVRQRLFNSTAPFTGPPKADLKGTYPSCSNAEQETEEAQDEGKDGKMGFTQKWSADKLTKLLTHGTAEQVEEMQFKTSTIVAQAECETQDSQEFSPSCYDRSFRAFPKCLTTSLSSDQNNVACQTMATIQEASTSILSSRKSTHRRQKRKGKRKKQQKKKDKQRQRRRMPSGVPEQESGSSLIPILGDSSVEERSDLSTSCCSSFESSEEDARRASFYSQQVYNKGSSCSPLNWPVLGNLSSVRSYEHNSSSDSLSSVGDCSLALAGLRGLVSQGDPCYTGPFFKEVERETREDEDEFSEADSVSNEGLIFYHEKIQPVDSEYKEGREYVLQHFIKEGSYGEVHSAEDVNSGFKFAAKKIALKRFNSEEVGAWSALRSPHVVKLFGVVREGPNVVLLMEHKAGSLGQLIVERGRLPEDLSLHYHSQVLTALEYLVKKRVVHLDIKADNVLLSDDGRDTFLCDFGHAERLDNQGQSLSRSKDLKGTETHMAPEIIKGEPRGAKADVWSSCCMLLHMLNGCQPWTRYYNCRLYLKIANEPPPLREIPPDCGSLTAEVIKAGLQKDPLKRSSATDLREKTDRALREVGGLTNPVKGPYLEPLLNTNKPSDSMQLISSSADFEDEEMHQESMEKLITTGRRTKKLTDEEEADADSKKSKRGSPHEPQMLISELSHKRDNKITTVPELELRKLVGDFYLSSLSQLHSAEMQEQLLSCLSSDPYSNWEPLDKKDSGRWSLSPGDDLSSGVFSYNSQPDVQVFSLDFLGHTQQPPPCCFEGVDVCIRDFSDKKIRIREMRRVKVGHIATGISDQISERVYTLKTEHGQQIGHDEEVQESGLELRCFPAPDFSTSWRWRIKDGMLETR
- the map3k14a gene encoding mitogen-activated protein kinase kinase kinase 14 isoform X2, giving the protein MAVRQRLFNSTAPFTGPPKADLKGTYPSCSNAEQETEEAQDEGKDGKMGFTQKWSADKLTKLLTHGTAEQVEEMQFKTSTIVAQAECETQDSQEFSPSCYDRSFRAFPKCLTTSLSSDQNNVACQTMATIQEASTSILSSRKSTHRRQKRKGKRKKQQKKKDKQRQRRRMPSGVPEQESGSSLIPILGDSSVEERSDLSTSCCSSFESSEEDARRASFYSQQVYNKGSSCSPLNWPVLGNLSSVRSYEHNSSSDSLSSVGDCSLALAGLRGLVSQGDPCYTGPFFKEVERETREDEDEFSEADSVSNEGLIFYHEKIQPVDSEYKEGREYVLQHFIKEGSYGEVHSAEDVNSGFKFAAKKIALKRFNSEEVGAWSALRSPHVVKLFGVVREGPNVVLLMEHKAGSLGQLIVERGRLPEDLSLHYHSQVLTALEYLVKKRVVHLDIKADNVLLSDDGRDTFLCDFGHAERLDNQGQSLSRSKDLKGTETHMAPEIIKGEPRGAKADVWSSCCMLLHMLNGCQPWTRYYNCRLYLKIANEPPPLREIPPDCGSLTAEVIKAGLQKDPLKRSSATDLREKTDRALREVGGLTNPVKGPYLEPLLNTNKPSDSMQLISSSADFEDEEMHQESMEKLITTGRRTKKLTDEEEADADSKKSKRGSPHEPQMLISELSHKRDNKITTVPELELRKLVGDFYLSSLSQLHSAEMQEQLLSCLSSDPYSNWEPLDKKDSGRWSLSPGDDLSSGVFSYNSQPDVQVFSLDFLGHTQQPPPCCFEGVDVCIRDFSDKKIRIREMRRVKVGHIATGISDQISERVYTLKTEHGQQIGHDEEVQESGLELRCFPAPDFSTSWRWRIKDGMLETR